A genomic window from Silene latifolia isolate original U9 population chromosome Y, ASM4854445v1, whole genome shotgun sequence includes:
- the LOC141629178 gene encoding cation/H(+) antiporter 14-like yields MGVKIDMNAIRSTGVKSLVIGLSGLVFSLSLGSLAFYVVRQNTQLDQSLFTGIRLLITFNSLTFFMVTSGYNQDLKFCNTELGHLACSSSLAVDLPGLVGATVCLTWFGTNDTSSDEYMAPRLVTILSVSLYYAVLFCILRPMVMNVVSRTPKGATTMKQTHLMLILVILMLAWYWGEALGQRFATFLFGLSLPDGPPLGSALAQKVELFTSGILLPIFCTMVGWRTNLSSWKGNPQIWGVELIFVIAHLGKLLGTVVSSTLVGVSFEDAIPLGFMMSFKGIMEVATLAAWNEQALLDDRLFSLSMLNIVLFTGVAFPLAQHLYDPSKRYKVMRRRNILGIDNLQVLICIHSEEYVPGLLNLIQLMNNMSGNISLFTIQLIHLSGSSMPILEPLYKYKKSACNFVHFEHAVNAFNQLEDQGRGRVSVQHFVSVTPYKSMHNHICTLAHDKGDIIITPFNKIWDIYGNVETCSPQIREVNKRMIPKAPCTVAILIDKKSQVAGSYHIVMLFIGGSDDQEALALSCRMAEHPSVRLSVIWLKSSVDMPLLNGSQQDIRLMEDLQMKTTPDDNITIREEYVADGIGTTKVVLSMQHADLFVVGKYHEPQCPAIQGLAAWNDNPEIGALGDVLATSDFLFSILVVQREPLTHSELHSSAYIGVDDFSSLSSFNETPKSNQSHLEFSRLV; encoded by the exons ATGGGAGTGAAAATTGACATGAATGCCATTCGAAGTACAGGAGTCAAGTCCTTAGTGATTGGCTTATCAGGTCTTGTCTTCTCTCTTTCCCTTGGAAGCTTAGCCTTCTACGTGGTTCGACAAAACACTCAACTTGACCAGAGTTTATTCACAGGCATACGTTTACTAATCACTTTTAATTCATTGACATTCTTCATGGTCACTAGTGGCTACAACCAAGATCTCAAGTTTTGCAACACGGAGCTAGGCCACCTTGCTTGTTCCTCTTCCTTAGCTGTAGATTTACCAGGGTTGGTTGGGGCCACAGTATGCCTCACTTGGTTTGGTACTAATGACACATCATCAGATGAATACATGGCTCCAAGACTCGTGACAATTCTATCTGTCTCTTTATATTACGCCGTTCTCTTCTGCATTTTACGACCAATGGTGATGAATGTTGTTAGTAGAACCCCTAAAGGAGCCACCACCATGAAGCAGACACATCTCATGCTCATTTTAGTCATTCTTATGTTGGCTTGGTATTGGGGAGAGGCCTTGGGGCAGAGGTTTGCTACTTTTCTTTTTGGATTGTCCCTACCAGATGGGCCTCCTCTTGGGTCCGCCTTAGCCCAAAAGGTAGAGTTATTCACATCTGGGATTCTACTTCCTATATTTTGCACCATGGTTGGATGGAGGACTAATTTGTCCTCTTGGAAAGGAAATCCTCAAATATGGGGAGTAGAACTCATCTTTGTGATTGCCCATCTTGGCAAGTTGTTAGGCACCGTTGTCTCATCCACTCTTGTGGGTGTGTCTTTTGAGGATGCAATCCCCCTTGGTTTTATGATGTCTTTTAAAGGTATCATGGAGGTCGCCACTCTTGCTGCTTGGAATGAACAAGCG TTATTGGACGATCGTTTGTTTAGCCTATCAATGTTGAACATTGTGTTGTTCACAGGTGTAGCGTTTCCTTTAGCACAACATTTATATGATCCTTCTAAAAGATATAAGGTGATGAGGAGAAGAAATATTTTAGGAATTGATAATCTTCAGGTTTTAATTTGCATTCACAGTGAAGAATATGTCCCTGGCCTTCTCAACCTAATACAACTTATGAATAATATGAGTGGCAATATCTCGTTATTTACCATCCAACTTATACACCTAAGTGGCAGTTCAATGCCAATTCTAGAGCCATTGTACAAGTACAAGAAGTCAGCATGCAACTTCGTTCATTTTGAGCATGCAGTTAATGCCTTTAACCAATTAGAGGATCAAGGGCGAGGACGAGTAAGTGTGCAACATTTTGTCTCAGTGACACCATACAAGAGCATGCACAACCATATATGCACACTCGCACATGATAAGGGTGACATTATTATAACCCCTTTTAATAAAATATGggacatttatggaaatgtggagacTTGCTCCCCTCAAATAAGGGAAGTAAATAAAAGGATGATTCCCAAAGCACCCTGCACAGTTGCCATTTTGATTGATAAAAAGAGTCAAGTAGCTGGCAGTTACCACATTGTCATGTTATTTATAGGCGGTTCTGATGATCAGGAAGCACTTGCATTATCTTGTCGTATGGCTGAGCATCCAAGTGTAAGGTTATCCGTGATATGGCTTAAATCAAGTGTTGATATGCCCTTGCTAAATGGATCTCAACAAGATATTCGACTTATGGAGGATTTACAGATGAAAACCACTCCCGATGATAATATAACTATTCGAGAAGAATATGTTGCAGATGGCATAGGGACAACCAAGGTGGTATTATCGATGCAACATGCTGATTTGTTTGTAGTAGGAAAATACCATGAACCTCAATGTCCGGCCATACAAGGCCTCGCTGCTTGGAATGATAATCCTGAGATCGGGGCATTAGGGGACGTTTTGGCTACTTCTGATTTCCTCTTCTCTATATTGGTGGTGCAACGAGAACCTCTTACACATTCAGAGCTTCATTCTTCCGCGTATATTGGGGTTGATGATTTTTCGAGCTTAAGTAGCTTCAATGAAACTCCAAAAAGTAATCAATCCCATTTGGAGTTTAGTCGTCTAGTATAA